In Mugil cephalus isolate CIBA_MC_2020 chromosome 7, CIBA_Mcephalus_1.1, whole genome shotgun sequence, the sequence ACTATCTGGTTTATGACATAAGTGCATGTACCTCCAAGGGGTTTAGAAATGATAAATCTCTTGAAGCTCATAGACACCTCTCCGTTGGCTTGGTGCAGGATCTGTTCTCATTTCAACTGGAGGTGAAAACACgcaaaaccactgacacagcACAAACGTGTaggaaaaagtaaaagcaaacaATTCACAAAAGTTGGTGCTGATCATCATCATGTAAAGATACTGTAATGATCTCATCTTGAATCTGACTTTCATCTGATTTATGTTCACTGTTGCTTGTCAGCTTGTTGAAGACCAGTAGTCAACATCAGAGTTATGTAAAATGTCAGCTTCAAATgccttaaaaaattaaaaccaaacaatTAATGTCACATGAAACTTGAATCAGCTGTCATATCTTTAAACAGCTGGTTTGTGAGATATTTTTTCTAGTTTCCTCCACATATCTGGCAGCTAGCTAACACCGAGATCAACTCTTTTACTGTTTGAATTACTATTGCATCCTTTCACGCAACTTTTATTATTagtctttatttaaccaggtcgaTCCCATTGAGATACAAAGACCTCTTTTCCAAGGGAAGCCTGGCCAAGACAGCAGCCTAGGAAAGTTTCGACAATTAAGAACAGACAGAAACTCacacaacatgaataaaatacatggaagataAAAATCAACAGGACTAAGACTCAgagattacattacattaaaacaacaacaagtacGAAAAGTAGCTGCCCCAAGGTCTTTCACTCAGGTTTTCAAAGATCCAAGGGCGATTAGTTCCTTTAAACCAGGCAAAGTTCCAATCGAGGATGTCAACCGATATTCCGAAAGCTGTAATCAAAAATCAGCAGGCGAAAACACAAAGTAGTCCAAGACCGATCACCAACCAATCACACGCATCAAcaacaggaaattaaaagaatGCTGACTGAATTTAAAGAAGGAATAGGGAAGATAACTGTCTGGACTGGTGAAGTAGGGAAAAGATCAGAATGAAGGGAGATATTATGTTATGACTGATAGCACTAGGCAACAATGTGGCAGACACAGTGGCAAAAAAGATGGCAGGCTATGAAGAAAAACTCCTTCCAAATGGTGTAaaaggaatgaaagaagaaaataatgagACCATAGAACAGAAGGTTATTAGTAAGTGTAATTTTTCACagatttttcctgttttcaaataaaacagtgaaatgcAAGTGGATTTATAgctattttattgtaattttagGTTTTAGGCTTAAAATTACAGTTAATTAACCACAATGTAAGATTACagtaatattacattttttaatgacagtttattgtatttgtacATCATTAACTCTAATTTTACATATGTTTTCCTGTATGTTTTTACAGGTTTATCACCATTTTCCATAAAACAATGTCATAACTGTAAATTTACAGATAACAGcagtcatttaaatatttaccttTAGAATTACATGTAATTACCaataatataatttacattattactgtttttttaaaggtgatTTAACATGTCTTTTTATATTCACATGTAATTTTACAGATCTTTTCTTATAATTATAATGAagaaatgtatataaaattaCAGAAATCTGTAGTTATTTCCACAAAATTGCAGGTTATTTAGCATGCGTGATTGAGgtgatttcatgttttttaactgtACATTACTGTAGAAAGACAACTTGTACTTTAAATAATGTAGTTTTACAGAAAGTATTCTGTATTCTTACaggttttaactttattttatctatttatttttttactttcaaaaaacaatgaaatgtctGTAGATTTTGGGATATCGGGAGTTATTTAAAATCTTACCATTAAAACTCCCAGTAATTTACCGTGATTTAAGATTAAGTTAATATTATGTTTTCAATGGCAATTTATCACTTTTGTAAAGATTTGAATGTCCTTCTACATTAGATGTGAGGTATTAATTTACAGATTGCTGTCCATGATAGAGAAGACATACAAAATTTCAGAAATCACTCGTCATTCAACTGTTTTCCTTAAAATTGCAGGTAATTAATCATGtgttcaaagtgttttttttaaagggtaaTTAAtggtataaataaaacatacatgcaTCATAAACTTAAAGATTTTTCAGTGAAGTACAGTGGGATCATTGGTCTTGTTTTCATTACCATTACTGGTGAAAATGACTTCACAGATTTGATGAGATATATCAGTTTCCTCTTTGGTTTATAAATCAGGATTTATGGTGTCCTGTAAACCCATGGGGACTGGGCATAATAATATGCAGGACCATAATAAagatgtcattcattcattcattcattctttttatctATCTGACATCAGTGATGTCAACTTTGCAGGCCTGCTATCCAGCCTGTGGCTAAAACTATTTGGACTGCCTGCGATATCAAATGTAATGCTAACAGAGAGAAGCCGCTCTAACTTATGTCTCTCCAGAAGATACACCATCTGCAacagcagaacagaaaaaaatccaacagGCTCCATattaatgaacacatttaattcattaattcattttgaaaCAAAGTCAAATGTTCACATAAAAAGTCAGGGTTTGTCCAAGGGGAGGCCTACAATTTGAACACAATCAGAAACTTTGGTGGAGAGAAAATGAATCTCGTTAACTGTATGTATACATAATGTAGAATTCAAAAAGAAATCATAACATGACATACAGAACTGACTTaacaattttcaaaaaaattaaataaacccATACTacaaattctgcaaaaaaaaaagttaactgtGTCAACATGTAGCAGAATTCAAAAATTGACAAACTTGGGAACTTTTAACAGGAACTTTTAACACCTTCAGGAAGGTCAGGATGGCAGTTTCCTGGGGTTCCTGACTTCTGGATCTGTCTGGATCTTTTCCAGAAGTTCTTCCTGCTGCTCCCATGCATAATCCAACAGGTAGAGAACACATATTTGTTGAGATATGTTAGACAGGATTGGGTTAGATAAGTTAGAAATGTAGTCCGCTATTGAATACACATCACATGGCAAAGTGACCATAAGTAACTTACCCATTAGGGACTCCATTCAAACTCTGCAATGCGGTTGATAAGGGTCAGGACTTTGGGGTTAACTGcattgctcttcttcttttcctggcGCTCTACTTTGGAACCCTTGTCAGGATTGATCTTAAAGATGGACCTGGACACAGAGTGgtagaaaatacaaaaactgttCAACAAAACATCATCTAAATCAAGATTTTGGACACTCACAGATCATCTGCTATTTGCGTCAtcaccatcagctgtagagtCGTGCAATGTTCATTTTTAcgtttttaaaatgtggagCACTGCACTGTGTGATTGTTAGCAGAAAGTTGTGAATATGCCATGGACAttactttttttccttccattcCGGAAATTTTGAAGGTACTATACAGAGCAGGGATGGGCAACTTAAATGATGGAGGGAGCCACAATTTTTCATCCACACTAACAGAGGGCCACATAGGACGCACACTTCTTGACCCCATATACAGTGCAGTAACGTTTTTCCTGCTCAATAAATTTGATAAATATgaatacaaacaaataataactaataGTAATAActtagtgattttttttcagtgcaaagGGCTCtcaaggaaataaaacatacaattcACCATCCAGCTCAAAGACGGCAGAAAGACAAGGAGACCGTATCAAAGTTTTGATACCAAAAGCCTTTGCCATTACTATAGCACTTCATAGCTCTTCACACTTTCGCCACCTGACAGGAGCTTCTTTGCTTTAGCGAGCTCAAGCGCAACGGCAAAAGATGCCTTGAGTGCAGACTCCTGAGTGGTTGTGGCTCTGGAAAACAGTCGCTGTTGTTTGTGTACTTTTGATTCGAGGTCGGCTGCCATAGCAACCATTGCAGCTTCAGTGTACTTCTTGTATTTAGCTTTGTGCAAGGTGTTGTAGTGGTGACTTAAATTGAAATCTTTCATGGCAGATAGCTTCTCTAAGCAGACTAAGCACATAGGTCTGCCTTTATATCCTGTGAACAAGTACTCATCTTCCTATTTAACTTGAAACACTGGGTTTTCTCCATCAagtttcctctttcctcctctttaagCCATGGCTCCACTCTTCCTCACTGGTGCGTGCACGAGGCGGCGTCTACATTGGAGGCGCTATCTAGTGGCCATCTGTGTCATTCCAACTGATTCAGTGCCTCAGAGGACACATTTCTTATAATTTTCTAAAATTAATCAAAGAGCCACTATGAGTGAGGGTGCAGGCCGTGTGCGGCCCGAGGGCCGCCAGTTGCCCATCCCTGATATAGAGGATATATCTACACACTGAGCATTCAGACACTCAAATTAAATGGTGCTGGGGACCCGGCCTATTCATTTGTGTCCACtgtactgaaaatgtgtttttggtcTCATCTTTTGACACGTTTGAGCTACCCTACTAATTCCTGATGTGCTCTACAGAGGACCTGGCCTTTCCAATGATATCTCATGTGTTCGAGTGGGATGATGGGaagttttcttttcctgcttagacaaaatgaaaactgtagcAAAATGCCCATGCcgggaaaagagaaaacatagGTCAAATATTGTTCagatatagtttttttttttttttttacctatggtaatcatttttcttttttaggaaCATGTCAGGAATTAGAAATTGGTGTCAGAGTGCAGTCAAACATTTTGTTCGGAAAAATAATAGCCTTTTTATGAATGTCAACTGTAATGGACATGAGAACGATTTCAAGGGGTTAGCTAATAGATGACTAGCCTCCTAGTTCTTTGTTTACATTCAAATCTCTGctccaaaacacatttctttgtgGGGTAATAAGCATGTTGAATGTATTTTCTATGTAAAGtaattaatgtaataaataattgttCATAACAACGTTTCATTCAACCTCTTAAATGTTTCCACTATTGTAGGAGGCAGAAGAGATCCTGGAGAAagttttgtctgtctctgtctgtctgtccgtctgtccgtctgtctctctgtctgtctctctctcttcctctgtctgtctgtctctctctgtctctctctctgtctctctctctgtctctctctctctctctttcgctgcctctctgtctgtctgtctctctgtctgtctgtcacagaGGTATTTCTCCAGGACCCCCAAaactttctccatctcctctgaaCATTTCTCCATGACCTCTACTGCTCAGTATTTATTCTGTGTATATCATGTACTCATCCCGGTAGCTAGTGGAGCAGTTGCTGAAGGAACAGGGAAAATAATATCTTACAATAACATCGTTGTACAATAACATTGTACAACACTGTTACGCGGTCAACGGCAAAACATCTGATATTACTTTAAGTGTACACTACATGGAGAATAATTTCAGAATTTTATTTCGCCACCAGACAGTCTTTCTTGCCCAGTCAGCTGATATGGATGTTACTACTGACCCCATCCACAGCATTACATTGCTGAGCGTTAGTGCTAGCGCAGGTGCATGTACTCCACACTGGGGTCATGCAAACAGCTACCTACTGACTATGCATTAAGGTAGCTCATACAACCCCTCTTCAAACGTTCCTAAATATCCCGCAACCTACAAAAGAGTTAAATagtgaatgcatgtgtgtgtgtgtgtgattagtCATGTACACTTACCTTTGAAGAAACTCCATTGTGGCCCCAAGTTCCACTGGGTAGTGCATGTTGAAGATGTAGAAACACATGAACATGCCAACCAGTGCGTCGGTGAAGCTCTTCAAGTTATCCATCATCACCTCCTGGTCCGCTGCCACCATGAAAGCTGTTGCAGACAATGGACTCTCTCCTGTGAAAAAAAGGCATCAGTAAATCCACCAATTTAAATGTCTCTATTTGCATGTAGGGCACACACATTCTATTGCCTCTCACTTACCACATACAACAATGCATGGTGTGGGTGGCAGGTGTTCTCTATCAACCTCCACAGCGATGCATGTTCTGTCGACCACGTGAAACATTCTTGCACGATCCTCTTTGAAGTGTGAAAGTAGCATCAATACTGCCCCACAGGGTCCACCTCCAGCTTGGatctctgctctctcttttgCAGCTACACTTGTTTTCTCACATGGAAGAGACTGGAAATATTCAAGGACTGTGGCCAATTTTGAGGCCATGGCCTCCTCGAATTCCTCATTGATGTGGACACCAGTCAAGAGTTTGAAGTGTGTCTTCATGCCAACGAGCGAGAAGAGGAGAGGCCATTCTTCAGTAAGGGCCCGGGTGCCCTTACCAGACATTATGTCATTTCTCTGAGATATGAAGGTGTCTGAGATTAActgttctatttgtttttcattcctctcatttttcaggaacattttttgcatgtcttttttcttcttcatctgtgcTTCCACGTTCACAGGTCCAGATTCCCACTGAATACAACCATAGGAGTCTTTCTGTTGCTTCTTATTTTCTGGAACAGTGCTGATGTCATCTGGGATGCTCCTCTTCTTGCCCAGCGTCTTATTTCTCTTGTAGTTATCAACTCTGCACTGAAGTTGTTTTGTTAGAGAATCATAGCCGCTTCCAATGACTTCACCTTCTATGATGTCTGTGAAGGACTTTGGATATTCTAGGACCATCTTCCGCGCAACTTCAC encodes:
- the LOC125010923 gene encoding uncharacterized protein LOC125010923 — its product is MSGSDSLRELIIERLTAAAEEIFGLFERTVVQYEEEIDRQRRLLDISRKPEIKLHRTDMDNIATFVREALPMCSTPTTLQPIMDVLKDIGVETLDDMRLIQINDLADVLRPIQARKLIAHIKSVFSAQTDAVSSMEDDVMSTPQTPETLRVTTSPSIPFTSGSPGTPKTTETPFRTSFGSRISSPFSSEWSSPITQLGSDWHYSFQVPWNMVPAVVREKLHNQERPTARERREVIRIIAAEILATCKTPAKKHLSEVARKMVLEYPKSFTDIIEGEVIGSGYDSLTKQLQCRVDNYKRNKTLGKKRSIPDDISTVPENKKQQKDSYGCIQWESGPVNVEAQMKKKKDMQKMFLKNERNEKQIEQLISDTFISQRNDIMSGKGTRALTEEWPLLFSLVGMKTHFKLLTGVHINEEFEEAMASKLATVLEYFQSLPCEKTSVAAKERAEIQAGGGPCGAVLMLLSHFKEDRARMFHVVDRTCIAVEVDREHLPPTPCIVVCGESPLSATAFMVAADQEVMMDNLKSFTDALVGMFMCFYIFNMHYPVELGATMEFLQRSIFKINPDKGSKVERQEKKKSNAVNPKVLTLINRIAEFEWSP